From the genome of Methylocystis heyeri:
GCCTGGATCTTTCGTATTTCATCTTTGGTTTTCATAAAGCCTGTGCGATCAGGACCGGATTTGCATGGGCGATTTCAGGGCCTCGGCCGAGAGGTTGGAGCCATCCCGCGATGTCAATTCACGTCTCGCTTCCCATTTCTGCCGCCCCGCCTCGAGGCCCCAGACCACGCCGAGCATCATCAGCACATGGCGCCAGTGATCGATGTCGATCTGAAACGCCTGAAGGAAAAAGGCGATCAGCGTCGGAACGAAAACCTGGGCATGGCGCCGGAAGGGAGAGGGGGCGAACATCAAGCGAACGCCGACGAAGACGGTCGTTCCCACCAGCAGCACGAACAGGAAGCCGCCCAGCCAACCGTCGTTGGCGAAGGCGCCGATGTAGGAATTATGCGGCTCCAGATCGAAAACCGTGCGGAAGCGCAGGGGACCGAAACCCCAGAAACGTTCGAGCAGCATGGGAATGGAGCGCGCCTGGTTGCCGAAACGGCCGGTCGCTCCCTCGTCGTAATCCTGAGTGACGGTCGCGCGCTGCAGGAACAAGGCGCGGGTCGATTCCGTGGAAAGCAGGGCCAGAACCACCAGAGCGCCTATGACGACGGCGGTCAGGGCGGCCGTAGCTATGCGTCGTTTCAGCCGCCTGTCGTCCGAGGTGGCGTAAGCCGAGATCGCCATGAAGCTTACAGAGAAGATCGTCGCTCCCCAGGAGCCGCGCGAAAAGGACAGGAAGATTCCGGCGATGACGACGCAGAGCGTGACGGTGGTCGCGACGGCGCGCCGCGCGAGGCCGAACATCAGCTTCTGGGCGAGGTAAAGCACCGCAAGAATGAGAAAGGATCCCAGCACGTTGGGATCCTTGAAGGTGCCGGCCGCCCGGCCCCAGGTGGCGAATGTGGCGCCCGTCCCGCCTATGTCGAAATAGCCGATGATGCCCGCGCTCGCCGCGACCAGCGCCCCCGCCGCGAAGCCGGACAGCACGACTTCCGCGCGTTCCAGGGTGCGGTCGCCGATGAAGGCCGCGAAAAACAGCGCGGTGAGGGTCAGATAGGCCGACTGGTACTGATACATCGCGGAGTCGGCGACATGCCAGTAGGGTATCAGCGCGAGGAAGCCGACGATCGTGTAGAGGATCATCATGGCCGCGAAGAGCATGAAGCTCCTGTGCAGCGCGAAGCCGCCCAGGAACCACAAGGGAATCGCGACCAGCGAAGCAAAATCATAGGGCGACGGCTCGATCAGCGCGATCGCGCCGCTGGCCACGAAAATCCATACGGCGGCGTCGACCAGCTTCTGATAGTCGAAAACGAGGGCTGCGCCCCGAGCCGCCCCTCGATCTGAGCTCGGCGCCGTCACGCGCGATGCCTCGCCGCCATAGCCGCAAGATAGCCGGCCATAATCCCGTCGACCATGCCTTGAAGCGAGAAGCGCGTCGACGCCTGGGCGGCGAGCTGCGCCGCTCTGGCGCTTTGAAGCACGGGATGTTCCTCGAGCGCGTCTTTCAGCGCCGCACAGAGCGTCTCCGCTTGGCCGCTCGGAATGAGCCGATCGGCATAGGGCCCGAAAATTTCCGCCATTCCACCGACGCGCGTCGCGACGATCGGCTTATGCGCTCCCACGGCTTCCAGCACGATGTAGGGCAAGGATTCGAAGCGGCTGGGGACGACCAGAATGCGCCCCTGCGCGAAAGCCTCTCGCGCCGACATGGGCGGCTTGATGGCCAGTTGCGCCCCGACCCCCGCCGCTTCGGCGCGTGGGCCGAGCGCATGTTTTTCGGGGCCGTCGCCGACGAGGATGAGCCTCGGCGTGAGCTGCGCCGTCTGCTTCAGCAATCCCAGAGCCTCGATGAGCGTGTCGAGGCCCTTGGCGAAACGGAATTCGCCGACATAAAGCAATTCGGCGGCGTCATCGTTCAAAGCCACCGGCTCGAACTCTTCGGGGGCGATGCCGTTGCGCACGATCCGAGCAAGACCGCGCGGCTTCCCGACGAAGGTCTCGTAGCGGCCTGCGATGAAGGCGCTTTCAAACAGAAGCACATCGGTGCGCCGGGCCAGGATTTGCTCGGCCAGCATGAAGACGCGATGCTCCATCGAGCCCGGATTGTAGTTCAGGCTTCCTCCGTGCGGCGTATAGGCGCGCACGCCGGAGGAAGGCGCGAGGCGCGCGAACAGTCCGCCCTTCGAGCCATGCCCGTGAACGACATCCGGCTCGAGCGCCGCCAGCCGCCGCGTCACCGCCAGCAAGGCGCCGAGATCGGCGATATGCGGCGGCCGATGCATCGGCAGCCGCAGCACGCCCAACGCCAGCCCCGGCGCCAGAGCGGCGAGTTGCTCGACCGCGCGCCCGCCGCCGGTCAGGGAATCGACGATGAGGCCCACCTGATGGCCGCGGGCGACCTGTTCGCCGGCAAGATCGCGGACATGGCGGAACAGCCCACCGACGGGCGCGCGCAGCACATGAACGATCCTCAGCGGCCCGGCGCCGATGGATTTGTCGCGAGAAGCGGGTTCGGCCACTGGCCCGACGCCTTTCTTTTTAAAGAAAGCGCCCGGCGCGGGAGAGCCCAGCTCCGCCCGCTTGCGAGCCGGACGACCATGATGGCGGGAGTTTCGATCGATAGGGTTAATTAAGGGTGAGCGGGCGGCCGCATAAAAAAACCGGCGCTCCCGATTGGCGGGAGCGCCGGTTGAATCTGGTTCCAAAATGCGACGCGTCAGTTTTGCAGCGGCGCGTCCGGCACGCTGCGCGGCGCGCCTCCTCCGGCCTCCGCTTCGATTTCCGGCTCGCCCTCGAGCGCGGGGTCCTTGCGCTCTGCGCGGGGCTCGCCCTCTTGCGATCTTTTCTTTCCCGCCTCGATGATGTCGCGCTCCGGGCGCGGCAGCACAGGGCCTTCCGGGTAGACGAAGCCGAGGGTTTTCTCGCCGTTGTCTCCGCCCACCACGACCACATGCACCGCGCCGCCGTTCTTCAGTCGGCCGAAGAGAACCTCGTCGGCGAGCGGCGTCTTGATGTGGTTGTGGATCACGCGCGACATCGGCCGCGCGCCCATCGCCTCGTCGTAGCCGTGCTCGACCAGCCATGCGCGCGCTTCGTCCGAAAGGTCGATCGTCACATTGCGGTCCGCGAGCTGAGTCTCGAGTTGCATGATGAACTTGTCCACCACGCGGGCGATGACCTCGGGCGGCAGATGGCCGAAGGGCACGATCGCGTCGAGGCGGTTGCGGAATTCGGGAGCGAACAGGCGGTTGATCGCCTCGCTATCGTCGCGGTGCTGCTTCGAGCGGGTGAAGCCGATCGGCGTGCGGGCAAGATCGGCCGCGCCGGCATTGGTGGTCATGATGAGGATCACATTGCGGAAATCTATGGTCTTTCCGTTGTGGTCCGTCAGCTTGCCGTGGTCCATCACCTGCAGCAGGATGTTGTAAAGGTCCGGATGGGCCTTTTCGATCTCGTCGAGAAGCAGTACGCAATGGGGATGCTGGTCGATGGCGTCGGTCAGCAACCCGCCCTGGTCGAAGCCGACATAGCCGGGCGGAGCGCCGATCAGGCGGCTGACGGTATGGCGCTCCATATATTCCGACATGTCGAAGCGGACCAGCTCTATGCCGAGCGACACCGAAAGCTGGCGGGCCGCTTCGGTTTTGCCGACGCCGGTGGGCCCCGAGAACAGATAGCAGCCGATCGGTTTTTCGGGATCGCGCAGGCCGGCGCGGGCCAGCTTGATCGCCGAGGTGAGAGCGCCGACAGCCTTGTCCTGTCCATAGACGACGCGTTTCAGGGTCTCGTCGAGATGCGCCAGCACCTCGGTGTCGTCCTTGGACACGCTCTTGGGCGGGATCCGCGCCATGGTGGCGATCGTCGCCTCGATTTCCTTGATGCCGATGGTTTTTTTGCGCTTGTTCTCCCCGAGCAGCATCTGGGCGGCGCCGCTCTCGTCGATGACGTCGATGGCCTTGTCGGGCAGCTTGCGGTCGTGGATGTAGCGCGCCGACAGCTCGACCGCCGCCTTCACGGCCTCGCCGGTGTAGCGGATCTTGTGGAATTCCTCGAAATAGGGCTTGAGGCCCTTGATGATCTCGATGGCGTCGGGGATCGAAGGCTCGTTGACGTCGATCTTCTGGAACCGGCGGACGAGAGCGCGGTCCTTCTCGAAATACTGGCGGTATTCCTTGTAGGTGGTGGAGCCGATGCAGCGCAGGGCGCCTTGCGCCAGCGCGGGCTTCAGCAGATTGGACGCGTCCATGGCGCCGCCCGAGGTCGCGCCTGCGCCGATCACGGTGTGGATCTCGTCTATGAACAATATCGCGTTCTTGTGCTGCTCGATTTCTTTGACGACCTGCTTGAGGCGCTCCTCGAAATCGCCGCGATAACGGGTGCCGGCGAGCAGCGTGCCCATGTCCAGCGCAAAAACGGTCGCGCCCGAAAGCACTTCGGGCACCTCGCCGCGCACGATCTTCCGCGCGAGGCCTTCTGCGATCGCGGTCTTGCCGACGCCAGGGTCGCCCACGAGCAGCGGGTTGTTTTTCTGGCGGCGGCAGAGAACCTGTATGGTTCTCAGAACCTCGGATTCACGCCCGATCAGCGGATCGATCGCGCCGTCGCGCGCCTTCTTGTTGAGATTGATGCAATAGGCGTCGAGCGCGCCTTCCTTCTTGCGCTGGTCGCCGTCGCGGCCCTCGCGGGTCTCGCCGCGTTCGGAGTCCTCCTCGGCGCCGCGCGGGGAGCGGGACGAATCCGCGAGGCCGATCCGCTTGGCTATGCCGTGGCTGATGTAGTTGACCGCGTCGTAGCGGGTCATGTCCTGCTCCTGCAGGAAGTAGACCGCGTGGCTCTCGCGCTCGGCGAACAGGGCCACCAGCACATTGGCGCCGCTGACGTCCTCGCGCCCGGAGGATTGAACGCTGATGATCGCGCGCTGGACCACGCGCTGGAAGCCCGCGGTGGGCTTGCACTCCTCGGCGTCGTCGTTCACGAGGTTGTCGAGCTCGCGGTCGATGTACTCCCGCAGGTTCTTCGATAAGAGGTCCAGATCGACGGAACAGGCGCGCAGCACGGCGCTGGCGTCGCTGTCGTCGATGAGGCTGAGCAGGAGATGCTCCAGGGTCGCATATTCGTGACGACGCTCCCGCGCCGAGGCCAAGGCCCTGTCCAGGGTCTGCTTAAGATTGCGCGAGAATGCCGGCATTCTTCTTCACCCCTACTTTTTTTCCATGATGCACTGCAGCGGATGCTGATGCTTGCGGGCGAAATCCATGACTTGCGTGACCTTGGTCTCCGCGACCTCATAGGTGTAGACGCCGCATTCGCCGACACCATGATTGTGGACGTGGAGCATTATGCGCGTGGCTTCCTCGACGGATTTGTTGAAATATTTCCGCAGGACCACAATGACGAACTCTTGCGTGGTGTAGTCGTCGTTGAGCAATAAAACCCGATACATGTGAGGGCGGCGCGTCTGCGCCTGCGTCCGCGTGATGAGGGCCGTGCCCGAACCCGATCCGCCGCCTTCTCCAACGCCTTTCCTCGGT
Proteins encoded in this window:
- a CDS encoding O-antigen ligase family protein → MTAPSSDRGAARGAALVFDYQKLVDAAVWIFVASGAIALIEPSPYDFASLVAIPLWFLGGFALHRSFMLFAAMMILYTIVGFLALIPYWHVADSAMYQYQSAYLTLTALFFAAFIGDRTLERAEVVLSGFAAGALVAASAGIIGYFDIGGTGATFATWGRAAGTFKDPNVLGSFLILAVLYLAQKLMFGLARRAVATTVTLCVVIAGIFLSFSRGSWGATIFSVSFMAISAYATSDDRRLKRRIATAALTAVVIGALVVLALLSTESTRALFLQRATVTQDYDEGATGRFGNQARSIPMLLERFWGFGPLRFRTVFDLEPHNSYIGAFANDGWLGGFLFVLLVGTTVFVGVRLMFAPSPFRRHAQVFVPTLIAFFLQAFQIDIDHWRHVLMMLGVVWGLEAGRQKWEARRELTSRDGSNLSAEALKSPMQIRS
- a CDS encoding glycosyltransferase family 4 protein; its protein translation is MAEPASRDKSIGAGPLRIVHVLRAPVGGLFRHVRDLAGEQVARGHQVGLIVDSLTGGGRAVEQLAALAPGLALGVLRLPMHRPPHIADLGALLAVTRRLAALEPDVVHGHGSKGGLFARLAPSSGVRAYTPHGGSLNYNPGSMEHRVFMLAEQILARRTDVLLFESAFIAGRYETFVGKPRGLARIVRNGIAPEEFEPVALNDDAAELLYVGEFRFAKGLDTLIEALGLLKQTAQLTPRLILVGDGPEKHALGPRAEAAGVGAQLAIKPPMSAREAFAQGRILVVPSRFESLPYIVLEAVGAHKPIVATRVGGMAEIFGPYADRLIPSGQAETLCAALKDALEEHPVLQSARAAQLAAQASTRFSLQGMVDGIMAGYLAAMAARHRA
- the clpA gene encoding ATP-dependent Clp protease ATP-binding subunit ClpA — its product is MPAFSRNLKQTLDRALASARERRHEYATLEHLLLSLIDDSDASAVLRACSVDLDLLSKNLREYIDRELDNLVNDDAEECKPTAGFQRVVQRAIISVQSSGREDVSGANVLVALFAERESHAVYFLQEQDMTRYDAVNYISHGIAKRIGLADSSRSPRGAEEDSERGETREGRDGDQRKKEGALDAYCINLNKKARDGAIDPLIGRESEVLRTIQVLCRRQKNNPLLVGDPGVGKTAIAEGLARKIVRGEVPEVLSGATVFALDMGTLLAGTRYRGDFEERLKQVVKEIEQHKNAILFIDEIHTVIGAGATSGGAMDASNLLKPALAQGALRCIGSTTYKEYRQYFEKDRALVRRFQKIDVNEPSIPDAIEIIKGLKPYFEEFHKIRYTGEAVKAAVELSARYIHDRKLPDKAIDVIDESGAAQMLLGENKRKKTIGIKEIEATIATMARIPPKSVSKDDTEVLAHLDETLKRVVYGQDKAVGALTSAIKLARAGLRDPEKPIGCYLFSGPTGVGKTEAARQLSVSLGIELVRFDMSEYMERHTVSRLIGAPPGYVGFDQGGLLTDAIDQHPHCVLLLDEIEKAHPDLYNILLQVMDHGKLTDHNGKTIDFRNVILIMTTNAGAADLARTPIGFTRSKQHRDDSEAINRLFAPEFRNRLDAIVPFGHLPPEVIARVVDKFIMQLETQLADRNVTIDLSDEARAWLVEHGYDEAMGARPMSRVIHNHIKTPLADEVLFGRLKNGGAVHVVVVGGDNGEKTLGFVYPEGPVLPRPERDIIEAGKKRSQEGEPRAERKDPALEGEPEIEAEAGGGAPRSVPDAPLQN
- the clpS gene encoding ATP-dependent Clp protease adapter ClpS; the encoded protein is MDLRCAKEPRKGVGEGGGSGSGTALITRTQAQTRRPHMYRVLLLNDDYTTQEFVIVVLRKYFNKSVEEATRIMLHVHNHGVGECGVYTYEVAETKVTQVMDFARKHQHPLQCIMEKK